ttatatttgtaattgATAGAAACCGAACTCCAGCATAACTATAATAGAACCAAGTTATACAAGATCTATCCTTATGGGAGAATCCTAACACTCGCCTAAAAGACGGAAGCCTGATGGTATCGACACCCGATTCTATGAGATTCGCCAAATTTGAAGAGTATCAGATTTAAACAATTTTCTAAAATCTTAAAaactagtattttattttaagggcTAATTTTCAAGTTAAAAAGGATcatagttataatttttaaggactaattatcaacatatgcaattaaaatttaatcattttatttatgatatatgtattatatataatattattttgatatattatttatttatatttaaaaatttaaataatatataatttatatttagtaatttatttttaaaataggtaATCTTAAAAGGTCtaatatgtaaatataataatttcaataaatattcAGTGATTTCAGACTTACAGTTATTAAACAGACTTATTTAGTTCAGTATTTAAAAAAAgagcaattattattttcagcatTTAAAATTCAACACttaattttcagcacttaatttcCAGTTTTACCAAACGCCACCTaagattatcaaattaaaaagaaaaggttaaataaataaaaataatttcaaggCAAGTAGAAATTTCATGAATTACCTTAGTGGAAAGATTGTTAGTATCTTGTACATTCACAATCCATTTCCCTTTTGAACCAAAAGCTTCACCATTACCACCCCATAGTTCCCAAACTCCCATCTCTTCTTCAGAAGCTCCTTCAAGCTTTACACCAACCACTTTCGCATTGAACTGGATATATTGAATCAACCCGAAATGGCGAGCATACGACTCAACGTAGTCCAGCACCTGATCCTGGCCCGGAAAGTCTTCGACAACTGAAGACGGCCATGGAAAATCAGAGAACTGATAGAGTTGTTTTGGAGTTTGGAGCTTGGTGGTCTCCAATGTCTTTGTCCAGACACCTCCGATGCTGCTCCGCGATTCGAACACGATGGGACGGTAACCTTTTGACAACGCGTACTTACAGGCGAGCAGGCCACTGATGCCAGCTCCGACTATGGCGATTTGTTTTTCCATTGGTGAACACTTGGGTTGAGGAAGATGAATTTGATAATTGGTTTGTGGTGAGAGCTTTGCTGTCAGTGTGTCATTTTCTGGTAGGAGTTTTCTAAATTTTAGGAATACACTCCCTCCAATCCCACCCATATCTACATttgttttattagaatttttttaatgaaaagttAAATGATGTAACAGttcaataaatttgattttttttttttcattgaaGTGCCACATTTCCTATCCATCGTCGTCCATGTCtatggtgattttttttttcaaaagaaaacgTATCTTCCATCTTTTTTAGCTTTATCCTACCTTAGAAGGATATTAAACACTCCAAGTTACTGAACTTATTTGTTATTACAGAAAGAGTACTaaatttcattttgttacaaaaaaatcactgaactatattttttgttacaacgagatgtcactcatataaaacgcaccgttttgaCACTTAAACGCACcgtttttgcttatgtggcaagcCGGAATTACAAATAGGAATATaactcagtgacctttttgtaattcacgataagtttagtgacttttttgtaaCAATATTTGACTGAATCCGCCGTAGTGACCTCccgttgtaataaaaggtataactcagtgacctttttgtaacaaagtgaagtttagtaccctttctgtaataacAGATAAGTTCAATGATCTAGGATGTTTAATATCCTACCTTGGAACTATGGAACGTCAACACCTGCATGAGTGTTGGAAAATGAACAAATcaaggataaaaaaaaaactatccgaacttggcacaaaaattaaataaatagctTAAGGTTACGAAAGTGGATCAAAAAAGTTCACATCTATGGAAAATCGGGTCAAACACACCCCTCACACATTTTCATCGACTTTCACATCGCGTcctgataaaaaataaaatatagtccttataattcttttaaaaaaatcaaattactatctaaaatttaaaaaacaattttttaaaaaaaattggaggagTTCCGAGGAGTTGCTATTCCTCAggtgaggagcagatctgcttctTGCCTGAGTTGTTGCTCCTCGTTAAGGAGCAGTACTCCTCGGAaaaggaggagcagctcctcctcctttagaattaaaaaaaatattggcaGTACTTTTTAATCGGGTGCGACGGTTTCCGGTGAATTTGCGGCGGTCAATAGTCGGAATGTAGTAGTTTTCGTTGAATGGAGAGGTTATTTAATCAAGTTTTATATAGTTTAGGAGATAAGTTTCCCTACtctttttggatatttttgatcTATTTTTgtaactattggatttgtttgattcaTTTTCACAACATTTGACGTGTTTCATTCTTCTTGCCAAGTTGAAGGGTCTTTTATCCTTtgttcatatttttatatataaatatttatttttagttaaattgtTTAACTAGTGGTTAAATTAGTTGAACTATGTTTTTAAGACACGGATTATAAGGGATAaactaacaaaaacaaaaaattatcgATGGAttatagttcaaatggtatGTATGTTGGACAACATTCtactaaaattatgaaatcaaTTTTCTACAAGCATTAAAAATCTCTTTTCcccaaatgataaaaaataactataattcaaaattaaattgaaaagaatTATTTACAATATGAATGTGGTAGTTGCATAATATCTTCAATTAGCAATCCTATGTTGAGGTAAGAAGAGCCTCCTTCTTCTACCGCTGCTCTAGCCATACTTGCAATTTCTTCGGCTCTTTCTCTTCTTGCTCGTgcctcatcatcttcttcatccaTCAGATTCTCCATTGCCTTCTTCACTTCTTCTTTCTTTACCACCACTCCATACTTATCTTCTTCTCCCCATATCACCGGACACTCCACCCCAACTCTCACTCCAGTTTTCGCCACTTCTACTACCACCTTTTCATTGCAGAACTGGTCTCCGAAGAGCGGCCACGTGATCATCGGCACGCCGGACGCCAGGCCTTCGAGCGTAGAGTTCCAACCGCAGTGTGTCAAGAATCCTCCGATTGCTGGATGAGATAGTATCAGAACTTGTGGAGCGAAACCATGAATCAGGAATCCATTTCTGTTATTATTCTTCTTGATTCGCTGGTCGAATCCGGTTTCTGAAATCCAATTCTCGAGTTCTTTTGATTTGTCATTTTGTCTTATAACCCAAAGAAACGGCCTGTTTGACTCTTCCAGGCCTAACCCTAATTCTATCATCTGCTCTGTCGGAAGATTACAGAGTGATCCCAAACAAACATACACTACAGATTTCGGTTCCTGCTCGTCGAGCCAGCTGAGACATTTGTGCTCCGAAATCGAAGAGTCATTACCTCTCTGTGCTTTATCCAAGATCTCCTTATTGCAGAGCGAAACAGGACCGACAGACCATGCTTTTCCTCCGCGAGTGTTCTTATATTCTTTGTAGTATTCGGGTTCTAGCTCCTCGAAACTATTGATAATCACGCCGTAAGAGGCTAAATCCGCTGCTATTACTTGATCGAAAAATTCTTTCGATCTTTTATCCGATAGAGGTAACTGATGTTTAGTGAATTCGATTTGATCAGGAAATCCAGGCAACGTAAAGCGATCGGAATCGGAAGTGATGCTTCCGATGATATCACGATTAATGCGAACGCAGTGAAGGcacagaagaaaaaaagaagctGTGCCATGGAAACTAATCCTTGGAATGTTAAACTTAGAAGCAATTTGTAATGTATATGGCAAACACATATCTGAAATTATGCAACTTGGCCGCGGCGTTAGCTCCTCAAATAAAACTTCCACTTGCTCTTGCATCCTACCTAttacaattgaaattgaaataaaattctttaaattaaaatataatatttgaaatattaaactctgcAGATCACATGacttttttcaaattataaaaagattactaaataattttttttttataaaatagtcattaaattatattttttgttataaaaatgtttcttttgttacaaaaaaaaaattaaattttttgcaagTTACAAAAAGTCATTGgattataccttttattataaaaagattactgaactatgtccctttttgaaatttcgATTCGTCAATTAAGTAAAAATGTTGTGTTTTAGTATGAATATGGTAAGTTTTATATAGATAAACCATTTGTATATAATTTattgaccattttgtaagaaaattttgtctaatgacctttttgtaatttgaaaaGCTTGATGTCctatagagtttaatatccaaatATTTGCTTAGCATTAATAGAAATGGAGTAATAGAAACTAAACGTACCAAACTATTGCTATAATTAATTTAGTGACCgaattgtaattatttttttcattttggttactaaactttaaaattatttcaatagAGATTTTTAGTCTAAAAAAAGATGACGTGACAGCCGAATTTcttaaccaaattaaaaaaaaaaattggtagcCAAATtggaaagaaaataaatttcaataaccaaattgaaaagaatttaaattagtaatgAACCAAAATGAAATATAGTGATAGTTTGGATACCTCTGATGTCTATTACCCATAAAAATGTAACCACAtactctttaaattttaaattggtaGGCAGTTTAAGACACactaatatcaaaaaaattagacTGTTtagataaattgaattttttattaaataaatatcacatgtgttcttatttaatgtaatattaatttttgtcCAACTAAAATACCTGTTGCAGTGAAGAAATAAATGGATTTCGTGCCCGAAGAAGGTAACAAGTCGACATTTTCACACCCTTTTGGCAATCCTGATTCTTCACATGGAAACTGAAGCTCAACTATTCGGATAGCGAGTCCAGATTCCTGAGCCCGTGCTAGACTGGATTTGAATCGAGCAGCGTTTACAGGCGTAGTTATAACGGTAATAACTACACCGCGCTTGGCCAGTAGTTTCGCGATGTCCATCATCGGAATCATATGGCCTTGCGCCATGAAAGGAAACAGAACAAAATGAACCTGCTTGCTCTCCAAATTCTCCATTAATTGCCACTCTCCAAGTTTCAGATATTGTACATTGGAATAATAATTAACGATGatatataatgataatattattgttttacGGTGATGTAAGAGTGTATGTAAGCAAATTGGAGCATTAGGCTGGTGATGTACTTGTGGTTCAGAATGCATCAGTCTTCTAGATAATGATTTGAGTTCGAATGTTGTTTGTTTCTCAGGGAATGAATGGTCTATCAGTGTACTTGTAGAAGCAATGCTGCACCAATAATTGGAGccaaaaaattaagttaatcgAATCTTTTTaatctattaattaatttttgataattattctTTATAGTTATATCCGTTTAAAGGaattaaccaaattaaccgACTATtcgttcggttcggtttttgtaTTTTAAGATTTCTGTTAATTCAGTTAACTTAGTCGGTTCAGTTgaagaataaaataattcaatttgcTCAGTTACGAGTAATTTTGTTCAACCTTAACCGAACAAACCGAACGCTCACTCCTCATATATCCACGGATAATATGAAATTAAGAAGTATattctcaataaaaaaaatggcagTTTGACTTAATAGTTTTATTGACTTAATCTATTAGATGattatatatacaaacatataaataaataatattataaattctaaaacaaatttcaagaatgtaatttatatataaaccacaaatatttataaaatacctaaataataaaaaagtgtTAAATAACACaatgtaaaatgaattttaaatataactttttcatattaaattataattactatCTTTTGTTCATGAATTTTCTGTTATAAATATACTAACTTAAGAAATTATAGGCAAAGCCAAAGAAAATTGCATTAAAACTAACTAGTGTAGTAATTATAAAAgtaatgtaaaaattaaaagataaatgattcTTTATGAAGaataattgtaataccccgtattatttgatagtatttattttcgcgcgtgtctaatttttattaagtaggacctcgaaaatagttattaaattcacgagatgaatttataagtgtgaaaatgtgattttgtgtgtgttttgccttaactttaacttttggcaattttatgtgttaaatgtgaattttgcgattttacgctaaaaatcgtcaaaataattattttaattattttaaaggcccaaaaatattttaattcagcccatatgttatgatttaatgtttttgaatatttgagaaacttgagtttattttgcccctagagttcaatttatttacaaaaatgccataatggcaaacttgtaaataaatgaaacatgaaactaatatctagatatttctcTAGACAAACTTGATGCCCAAGTTTcttaatcttcttcttcatttttgctAGACATATTCATTCTCCATTGTTGTGTGGGTGCCAAAgctctcaaataaaaaataaaacacaagtcCTAGATTTTTAACTTTACTCACAAAAGTTTCTTAACGAAAAACGTTGAGCATTTTCCGTAGATCGTTAATCTATCTTTGCATGTTGGATTAAGGTGAATTTCAAAGCTCAAATCTTAacttttatttgctgatgttgAATGAACCATAGATACATGCTTAGGATGATTAAAACTTGTTGTTTAATGGTtgattagttggttttaattgctagtttgttgggtttcggttttaaaataatttttccgtgaaattaaattaattattttaattttctgggctgatctaaatagtgaggttaaaatatgctttaaagtgtgatttttgtagattaaaaatgttaaacatttcggatattaatttaatggtttggagttcgatttttaatagttttaaaggcttaaaatcacttaaaaagggtaaatacatggattttaaatttctggaaataagtTTGTTCATGGTTGATCTAAATGTTGGATTGATgatgaataaatgtttaatggtgaatttttaatggtttgttaatcgggtttaatttttataatagtttaatcggtaaaaaatgtttaaaaagggtattttttgtcattttaatttctggacagaaattattcatgaaaaatgtatgaaatatatatgttgattatttatggaatttaattgatttagttgaggtgttttgacggattaataatcgattttgattattaattgtttatgcggttttaaattgttaaaattgttaaaattatgaaaaataatttattttaattttggggctgctgttttaatatggtaattaaaataaatatgtattggtagatttttgggtgattaaaattgtgtaaaaatgatttttgaacgttttaacggtttttaaAGCTCATCGGAGCTTGACCGGAATCCGGTGACCAGAATTTGGTGACCGGAGTGATCAAAACATAAATGGGATTCTGAGTTTGAGAGTTgatgatttattgaatttggttgggtttggacttgattgtcaaaatttaaagtttaggggttaaaatgtaatttttgtaaaaataaaggaccaacctgtaatttaaccatatttccagattattgatgtatataatctgatgtgaaatgatttttagaattataaatgattttaatgatttttgaaagatttgaatgtttttgccgaaaactagagtttttgagttaaattgtattttttaaaaaaatttgaagggctacatggtatgttagccaaagtttccagattatatttgttaataatctgaggtaaaattattttggctattttaagtaattttgtcgattttaaaatcgattgatttacaaaaggacctaaatggtcaattttgaaaagtttgagggtattttggtattttgaCCGAAAGTGGAATTTAGAACAATATGGGgctgttttaatatatttaaataaataaccttgaagtggaaagtattattctatataaaaaaatatattttatatgacaaagtatatttatgaaaaatgaagtatttaaatgaatatttctgaaaaatggttttatgtgcAAAAAGAGATAGGTAAAGAAAAATTACACgaataaaataagttatgaacttattaaataagaaattatttggaggttagaattaattaattgaattaaattaagatggtatagagttaattccagagtaggattttattaattaagagaattaatattttgatcctaactagattcgacaagttgtcgagctaTCGAGTCGGAGGACCAAGGAAATTAACGGAGTTGTTTAAAGGAGCATTGACGGAGTAATACCGTAGTtaaacggtttctgtgagtacatgtttttacatttcggtattcgtaaagtctcctattttaatatactatgtgatatatgtgttgcggtgttatatgtttacatgcCTTGTATGGATGTATGTTTTATGCATATACTAtgtgtatatattattttgatatacaaaggtacacacatagtttttaaaattattatgcaattgcttatgcttgaatgtgtgttacatcggttggctgtgctatcgatgtcaggattgtgtgttacatcggttggctgtgctatcgatgtcaggattgtgtgtgtgtgttacatcggttggctgtgctatcgatgtcaggattatgtgtgtgtgttacatcggttggctgtgctatcgatgtcaggattgtgtgttacatcggttggctgtgctatcgatgtcaggattgtgtgtgtgtgttacatcggttggctgtgctatcgatgtcaggattatgtgtgtgtgttacatcggttggctgtgctatcgatgtcaggattgtgtgttacatcggttggctgtgctatcgatgtcaggattgtgtgtgtgtgttacatcggttggctgtgctatcgatgtcaggattatgtgtgtgtgttacatcggttggctgtgctatcgatgtcaggattgtatgttacatcggttggctgtgctatcgatgtcaggattgtgtgtgtgtgtgttacatcggttggctgtgctatcgatgtcaggattatgtgtgtgtgttacatcggttggctgtgctatcgatgtcaggattgtgtgtatgtgttacatcggttggctgtgctatcgatgtcaggattgtgtgtgtgtatgttagatcggttggctgtgctatcggtctcaggtgaatatggttgatcggttggctgtgctatcggtcccataatattgtgtgtgtgtgttagatcggttggctgtgctatcggtctcaggtgaatatggttgatcggttagCTATGCTATCGACCCCATAGTAATATGTGtgtatattacatttgttagtTTTGCCATCAATGATAGATGGATGGAATTGAGAAATGTGTTTTC
This window of the Mercurialis annua linkage group LG5, ddMerAnnu1.2, whole genome shotgun sequence genome carries:
- the LOC126683448 gene encoding UDP-glycosyltransferase 73C5-like, whose protein sequence is MHSEPQVHHQPNAPICLHTLLHHRKTIILSLYIIVNYYSNVQYLKLGEWQLMENLESKQVHFVLFPFMAQGHMIPMMDIAKLLAKRGVVITVITTPVNAARFKSSLARAQESGLAIRIVELQFPCEESGLPKGCENVDLLPSSGTKSIYFFTATGRMQEQVEVLFEELTPRPSCIISDMCLPYTLQIASKFNIPRISFHGTASFFLLCLHCVRINRDIIGSITSDSDRFTLPGFPDQIEFTKHQLPLSDKRSKEFFDQVIAADLASYGVIINSFEELEPEYYKEYKNTRGGKAWSVGPVSLCNKEILDKAQRGNDSSISEHKCLSWLDEQEPKSVVYVCLGSLCNLPTEQMIELGLGLEESNRPFLWVIRQNDKSKELENWISETGFDQRIKKNNNRNGFLIHGFAPQVLILSHPAIGGFLTHCGWNSTLEGLASGVPMITWPLFGDQFCNEKVVVEVAKTGVRVGVECPVIWGEEDKYGVVVKKEEVKKAMENLMDEEDDEARARRERAEEIASMARAAVEEGGSSYLNIGLLIEDIMQLPHSYCK